The Candidatus Lokiarchaeota archaeon genome window below encodes:
- a CDS encoding helix-turn-helix domain-containing protein has protein sequence MGNQKRLALLLHPLRRDLYEVLCENPGTYLLELVDILESPLGTLSWHLRVLEREGLINSMKFAGKRIYYPKMLRSTDAEKAYLTMRSDTAQDIFAYIVNNPGCYQREMAQAIDVHHDTIRWHVSKMQEVGLVKVEKEGRRKNHYLDDLGDALLKGSLNTITKAFVMFLMEKLEDGCLNPEIKESSKERVTIRIDCPDEGKDCFLTIDLNEWNLDLLDEIPQIEHKHTAEAKGM, from the coding sequence ATGGGTAATCAAAAGAGGCTTGCACTGTTACTTCATCCACTGAGAAGAGATCTCTATGAGGTGCTCTGTGAGAATCCAGGAACCTATCTCCTCGAACTAGTAGATATCCTAGAATCCCCGCTTGGTACTCTAAGCTGGCATCTTCGAGTGCTTGAACGAGAGGGTCTAATCAATTCCATGAAATTTGCGGGAAAGAGGATATACTATCCAAAGATGTTGCGATCAACCGATGCAGAAAAGGCATATCTTACCATGCGCAGCGATACGGCCCAAGACATATTCGCATATATTGTAAACAATCCAGGCTGTTATCAAAGAGAAATGGCACAAGCAATAGACGTGCATCACGATACGATTCGCTGGCACGTATCAAAAATGCAAGAAGTTGGCTTGGTGAAAGTAGAGAAAGAGGGAAGGAGAAAGAATCACTATCTAGATGATTTAGGTGATGCTCTTCTTAAAGGAAGCCTGAATACGATTACCAAAGCATTTGTCATGTTTCTCATGGAGAAGCTGGAGGATGGCTGTTTGAATCCTGAAATCAAGGAATCCTCAAAAGAACGCGTCACAATAAGAATTGATTGTCCTGATGAAGGAAAGGATTGTTTCTTGACTATAGACCTTAATGAGTGGAATCTCGATTTGCTCGATGAGATTCCCCAGATAGAGCACAAACATACTGCTGAAGCAAAAGGTATGTGA
- a CDS encoding BMP family ABC transporter substrate-binding protein has translation MSSRSGIITSGIIVALVFAGIGGFLYMTDPFAPRTVAVVVMEPGFGDLSFADHFEEGLENLQGDIPVEYRIPEELPSTQAEAVQILESLAQSQQHTLILAAGERLEGAVASVAADYPSQEFAIIGGVVDAENVASATFATEQAAFLAGALAAFVASEPSYTDIIGILGATEEDAAITRMINGFIQGVQNANSTYDFNVEVLEPEYLNGYNETALAESKTQNMFIQQNVSIIFAPVRASINGVRRAMENINATLRAEGRLPLVIGAEANQDYYGCANPEIPVAPSWIPTSVVPRTGEAAYDIINATLWNDFPGGKTFHYNLSNGGVNVTDFEYSSTYLNPIDGLMDALRDYRIQIIAGTLEINP, from the coding sequence TTGAGCTCAAGGTCAGGAATAATAACAAGTGGAATAATTGTTGCGCTGGTGTTCGCCGGTATCGGCGGTTTTCTGTATATGACCGATCCGTTTGCACCTCGAACGGTTGCGGTCGTAGTCATGGAACCAGGTTTCGGTGACCTCAGCTTTGCCGATCATTTTGAAGAAGGACTTGAAAATCTACAAGGAGATATCCCGGTTGAGTATAGAATACCAGAGGAACTCCCCAGTACACAGGCTGAAGCAGTACAGATTTTGGAGTCGCTTGCACAAAGTCAACAGCATACGTTGATTCTAGCAGCTGGAGAACGCCTTGAGGGCGCAGTTGCGTCCGTTGCAGCAGATTATCCTTCTCAGGAATTTGCAATAATTGGTGGAGTCGTTGATGCAGAGAATGTCGCTTCAGCCACCTTTGCAACGGAACAAGCAGCTTTCTTAGCGGGAGCCCTAGCAGCCTTCGTTGCGTCAGAACCATCCTACACCGATATAATTGGGATTCTGGGAGCCACTGAAGAGGATGCAGCAATAACTAGAATGATTAATGGTTTCATACAGGGCGTGCAAAATGCCAATTCAACGTATGATTTCAACGTTGAAGTGCTGGAACCCGAATACCTGAACGGATACAACGAAACAGCACTTGCCGAATCGAAAACTCAAAACATGTTCATTCAGCAAAATGTATCAATCATTTTCGCCCCTGTCCGCGCAAGTATAAACGGTGTTAGACGAGCAATGGAGAACATAAATGCAACATTGCGTGCTGAGGGTAGACTGCCATTGGTTATAGGAGCAGAAGCTAACCAAGACTATTATGGTTGTGCAAACCCAGAAATCCCAGTTGCTCCAAGCTGGATTCCCACTAGTGTTGTTCCTCGGACAGGAGAGGCAGCCTATGATATCATCAACGCTACTCTCTGGAATGACTTCCCAGGAGGAAAGACGTTCCACTACAACCTTTCCAATGGGGGCGTCAATGTCACTGATTTTGAATACAGTTCCACATATCTAAATCCAATTGATGGATTGATGGATGCATTGAGGGATTACAGGATTCAAATAATCGCTGGAACGTTAGAAATCAATCCATAG
- a CDS encoding HD domain-containing protein has translation MKAKEIANLFLRCNILKNTERSGWALEGITTIASESVAEHSWGTTIIALILALLEDSQGKNCDISRVLTMALIHDLPESLISDIPSKAIVKRDKEFLKAKKDLENSAFEEIISSFPEKKIRRRLREAWQECVACKTHEAKIVRAADILDMIVQARSFENSGVPPTLLNTFFTESKDVLSSLTIDSVMSIFDELAKDHKDLIRTGG, from the coding sequence ATGAAGGCTAAGGAAATAGCGAACCTGTTTTTGAGATGCAATATTCTAAAAAATACTGAGCGCTCAGGCTGGGCCCTTGAAGGAATAACAACTATTGCTTCTGAAAGCGTAGCAGAACATTCTTGGGGTACTACCATCATCGCGCTAATTTTGGCGCTTCTTGAGGACAGTCAAGGGAAGAATTGTGATATTTCAAGGGTTCTTACCATGGCATTAATCCATGATCTGCCGGAATCGCTTATTTCAGACATTCCTTCAAAGGCAATCGTGAAAAGAGATAAAGAGTTTCTAAAAGCCAAGAAAGATTTAGAAAATAGTGCATTTGAAGAAATCATTTCTAGTTTCCCAGAAAAGAAAATACGCAGAAGATTAAGAGAAGCGTGGCAAGAATGTGTTGCATGCAAAACCCATGAAGCAAAAATAGTGAGAGCAGCTGATATACTTGATATGATAGTACAAGCTCGGAGTTTCGAGAATTCAGGGGTTCCCCCAACCCTGTTGAATACATTCTTCACCGAGAGTAAGGATGTGCTAAGTAGTCTTACAATAGATTCTGTGATGTCGATATTCGATGAGCTAGCTAAAGATCACAAAGACTTGATTAGAACCGGGGGATAA
- a CDS encoding DUF99 family protein, translating into MDWIILRDTAEKLTLGSREEQYDVWKAGARVLGIAESFSKQDSTSTVVGIVMRGDLRIDGFGMCHPTVGGLDSTEEIIAMYKRLNRPDIRALMLGGSVISWFNIVNLQGLYDAVNIPVISVTYEETEGIEKYIREYFPEDYEARMEMIRKGGERQEVSLGNNQSVFVNVVGMSILRCKDVLNTFVIEGRVPEPIRVSRLIAGVLRKRSTLT; encoded by the coding sequence GTGGATTGGATAATCTTGAGAGATACTGCGGAAAAACTCACCCTTGGTTCAAGAGAAGAACAATACGATGTTTGGAAAGCAGGAGCCCGCGTGTTGGGAATTGCTGAGAGTTTCTCCAAGCAAGATTCAACAAGTACTGTAGTTGGTATTGTGATGCGGGGTGATTTGCGCATAGATGGGTTTGGGATGTGTCATCCAACAGTCGGAGGACTCGATTCAACTGAGGAAATAATCGCGATGTACAAAAGGCTGAATCGTCCAGATATCCGCGCCTTAATGCTTGGGGGCTCTGTCATTTCTTGGTTCAATATCGTAAATCTGCAAGGGCTTTATGATGCTGTCAATATACCCGTTATTAGCGTGACGTATGAAGAAACAGAAGGAATTGAGAAGTACATTCGAGAATATTTTCCTGAAGATTATGAGGCCCGAATGGAGATGATAAGAAAAGGTGGGGAACGTCAAGAGGTTTCCCTTGGTAACAACCAGAGCGTCTTTGTGAATGTAGTTGGAATGAGTATTCTTAGATGCAAAGATGTTTTGAATACTTTCGTAATCGAAGGTCGAGTTCCTGAGCCAATACGAGTTTCTAGACTTATAGCTGGTGTTCTCAGGAAAAGGTCCACTTTAACTTGA